In a genomic window of Xylophilus rhododendri:
- a CDS encoding ion transporter, with protein sequence MQITETPPPPNQDAERYGRPSGGWRLRLYSVIFESDTPAGRAFDLLLIGLIVASVVAVALDSVASIHAEHRPLLRGCEWFFTLAFTVEYFCRLVCVDRPARYMRSVFGVIDLLALLPTYVAVLVPGVYALVDVRVLRLLRIFRILKLSQYVAEYSALGEALAASRRKIAVFMSFVLLVVVVMGTLMYVVEGPAHGFTSIPVGVYWAITTMTTVGFGDIAPKTAIGRGIASAMMLLGWGTLAVPTGIVSSEFTARHARWAVGARRCPACGSEEHLVSARFCGDCGALL encoded by the coding sequence ATGCAGATCACCGAGACGCCGCCCCCGCCCAACCAGGACGCCGAACGCTACGGCCGGCCCTCGGGCGGCTGGCGGCTGCGGCTCTACAGCGTCATCTTCGAGTCCGACACGCCCGCGGGCCGGGCCTTCGACCTGCTGCTGATCGGCCTGATCGTGGCCAGCGTGGTGGCGGTGGCGCTCGACAGCGTGGCCTCCATCCACGCCGAACACCGGCCGCTGCTGCGTGGCTGCGAATGGTTCTTCACCCTGGCCTTCACGGTCGAATACTTCTGCCGCCTGGTCTGCGTGGACCGGCCGGCGCGCTACATGCGCAGCGTGTTCGGCGTGATCGACCTGCTGGCCCTGCTGCCCACCTATGTGGCGGTGCTGGTGCCGGGGGTGTATGCGCTGGTCGATGTGCGGGTGCTGCGGCTGCTGCGCATCTTCCGGATCCTCAAGCTCAGCCAGTACGTGGCGGAGTACAGCGCGCTGGGCGAGGCCCTGGCTGCCTCGCGCCGCAAGATCGCGGTGTTCATGTCCTTCGTGCTGCTGGTGGTGGTGGTGATGGGCACGCTGATGTATGTGGTGGAAGGGCCTGCGCATGGCTTCACCAGCATTCCCGTGGGGGTCTACTGGGCCATCACCACCATGACCACCGTGGGCTTCGGCGACATCGCGCCCAAGACGGCCATCGGGCGGGGGATCGCCTCGGCCATGATGCTGCTGGGATGGGGCACTCTGGCCGTGCCGACCGGGATCGTGAGTTCGGAGTTCACTGCACGGCATGCCCGGTGGGCCGTGGGGGCGCGGCGGTGTCCTGCTTGCGGGAGTGAGGAGCACCTGGTTTCGGCGCGGTTTTGTGGGGATTGCGGGGCTTTGCTTTAG